In Gemmata obscuriglobus, a single genomic region encodes these proteins:
- a CDS encoding arginyltransferase yields MESLLVFTSPPSACSYLPDRRAALTYEIVARMTAAEYQERLKAGWRRFGFSLFRPTCPSCTACQSLRVPVAAFKPDRSQRRCLAANAGDVRLEIGAPEVTDDKLDLYDRFHAFQSDHVGWNDHGPKSAADYAESFVDNPFVTQEWCYYLGEKLVGVGYVDRFPEGLSLIYFFHDPDERARSLGTFNVLSALRVAGEQHLPHVYLGYYVKGCRSLEYKGRFRPHEVLGGDGAWRSAVDV; encoded by the coding sequence ATGGAATCGCTGTTGGTTTTCACCAGCCCGCCGAGCGCGTGCAGCTACCTGCCGGACCGGCGCGCGGCCCTCACCTACGAGATCGTCGCCCGGATGACGGCCGCGGAGTACCAGGAGCGGTTGAAGGCCGGGTGGCGGCGGTTCGGGTTCTCGCTGTTCCGCCCGACGTGCCCGTCCTGCACCGCGTGCCAGTCGCTGCGGGTACCGGTGGCCGCGTTCAAGCCCGACCGGTCGCAGCGCCGCTGCCTCGCGGCCAACGCGGGGGACGTGCGGCTCGAGATCGGCGCGCCCGAGGTGACGGACGACAAGCTCGACCTGTACGACCGGTTCCACGCGTTCCAGAGCGACCACGTGGGCTGGAACGACCACGGCCCGAAGAGCGCCGCGGACTACGCCGAGTCGTTCGTGGACAACCCGTTCGTGACGCAGGAGTGGTGCTACTACTTGGGCGAGAAGCTGGTGGGGGTGGGGTACGTCGACCGGTTCCCCGAGGGGCTGTCGCTGATCTACTTCTTCCACGACCCGGACGAGCGGGCGCGCTCGCTGGGCACGTTCAACGTGCTCTCGGCCCTGCGCGTGGCGGGCGAGCAGCACCTGCCGCACGTGTACCTGGGTTACTACGTGAAGGGGTGCCGGTCGCTGGAGTACAAGGGCCGGTTCCGGCCCCACGAGGTGCTCGGAGGGGACGGCGCGTGGCGGTCGGCCGTAGACGTTTGA
- a CDS encoding DUF1501 domain-containing protein has product MTTPPPRPCRGLSRREMLRVGALTPLGFGLTDVLQARAGAAPKGRARSVILLFMWGGPSHLDTWDPKPAAPLEVRGAFESIATTVPGLRIGEHFPRLAARAHQYAVVRSMTHTDPAHLSPVHHLMTGRVAPRPNSDSDGASRGDAPCLGAVVHKLAPATGAMPSAVTLPWAVSHPSAPGGTAPGQNGGWLGSGTDPFLVTGNPNLESFAVAGLSSPGDVSPHRLRSRAELSRHLDRTGGSGAGFTGLQGKALDLLLAPAVSTAFDLSREPAQVRDKYGRHPHGQSCLLARRLVEAGTRLVTVNWPDDGRAFWDTHGDNFPSLKTRLMPPADAAFAALLDDLTARGLLDETLVVWVGEFGRTPRVENGGRQHWPRCYSAVLAGGGVRGGAVYGASDRIGADPASNPVSPADLTATVYHALGIDPATEIQDPTGRPWRVADGTPVQQLFS; this is encoded by the coding sequence ATGACCACACCGCCCCCCCGGCCCTGTCGTGGATTGTCGCGCCGCGAAATGTTACGGGTCGGTGCCCTTACCCCGCTCGGGTTCGGGCTCACGGACGTGCTCCAGGCGCGCGCCGGCGCGGCCCCGAAGGGTCGCGCCCGGTCCGTCATTCTGCTGTTCATGTGGGGCGGACCGAGCCACCTCGACACCTGGGACCCCAAGCCCGCCGCCCCGCTCGAGGTGCGCGGGGCGTTCGAATCGATTGCGACGACCGTCCCGGGGCTGCGAATCGGGGAGCACTTTCCCCGGCTGGCGGCCCGCGCGCACCAGTACGCGGTGGTGCGGTCGATGACGCACACAGACCCCGCGCACCTGTCCCCCGTGCATCACCTGATGACCGGCCGGGTCGCGCCCCGGCCCAACTCCGATTCCGACGGGGCGAGCCGGGGCGACGCCCCGTGCCTCGGGGCCGTCGTCCACAAGCTGGCGCCCGCGACCGGGGCGATGCCCTCCGCCGTCACACTCCCCTGGGCGGTGTCCCACCCGTCCGCGCCCGGCGGCACCGCGCCGGGCCAGAACGGCGGGTGGCTGGGCTCCGGCACGGACCCGTTCCTTGTCACCGGGAACCCGAACCTGGAGTCGTTCGCCGTGGCGGGGCTGTCGTCGCCCGGCGACGTGTCCCCCCACCGGCTCCGGAGCCGGGCCGAACTGTCCCGCCACCTGGACCGGACCGGCGGCTCGGGCGCGGGCTTCACCGGGCTCCAGGGCAAGGCCCTCGATTTGCTCCTCGCCCCGGCCGTCTCGACGGCGTTCGACCTGTCGCGCGAGCCGGCGCAGGTGCGGGACAAGTACGGGCGACACCCCCACGGGCAGAGTTGCCTGCTCGCCCGCCGACTGGTCGAGGCCGGCACCCGGCTGGTGACGGTCAACTGGCCCGACGACGGGCGGGCGTTCTGGGACACCCACGGGGACAACTTCCCGTCGCTCAAGACCCGGCTCATGCCGCCGGCCGACGCGGCCTTCGCCGCGCTGCTGGACGACCTGACCGCGCGCGGGCTTCTGGACGAAACGCTCGTGGTGTGGGTGGGCGAGTTCGGGCGCACGCCGCGGGTGGAGAACGGGGGCCGGCAGCACTGGCCCCGGTGCTACTCGGCGGTGCTCGCCGGGGGCGGCGTTCGGGGCGGCGCGGTCTACGGAGCGAGCGACCGCATCGGGGCCGACCCGGCGTCCAACCCGGTGTCGCCCGCCGATCTGACCGCAACCGTCTATCACGCCCTGGGAATCGACCCGGCGACCGAGATCCAGGACCCCACGGGCCGCCCGTGGCGGGTCGCCGACGGGACTCCGGTCCAACAACTGTTCAGTTAA
- a CDS encoding TfoX/Sxy family protein: MPGPRKTSAKATTDPQLVERVRVVLNGTRSVVEKKLFGGIAWLLNGNVCVGVWQRWLIARLGGDDVAALRDPNVRPFDITGKPMRGWVKVEPAGCATDDELRDWVQQCVAFVRTLPVK, encoded by the coding sequence ATGCCAGGTCCGCGCAAGACGTCCGCGAAGGCAACGACCGATCCGCAACTCGTCGAACGGGTGCGTGTGGTTCTGAACGGCACCCGGAGCGTGGTCGAGAAAAAGCTGTTCGGTGGGATCGCGTGGCTGCTGAACGGGAACGTGTGCGTGGGCGTGTGGCAGCGCTGGCTGATCGCCCGGCTCGGTGGCGACGATGTCGCGGCCCTTCGCGACCCCAACGTGCGCCCGTTCGACATCACCGGTAAGCCCATGAGGGGGTGGGTGAAGGTCGAACCGGCCGGGTGCGCCACCGACGACGAACTTCGCGACTGGGTTCAGCAGTGCGTGGCGTTCGTGCGCACGTTACCTGTGAAGTAG
- a CDS encoding TIGR02452 family protein: MYPKRSRAATIARDTLDIVAAGRYQNRRGETVPIAHLVEAARDGTRTYSPDEPLPRFDPSGAAGVFETVNDTTLAASHQLVREGFRPVALNFASARHPGGGFLGGARAQEESLCRASALYACINGNPMYRDHAHTGGGFYTNYAIYSPAVPVFKDDEGELLDAPYLCAFVTSPAVNVGAIRDSERRLVRDEMRERIDKVLTLMAGHGHDAIVLGAWGCGVFKNEPDAIAELFAKALRGRFAGCFAKVVFAVLDSSAEERFIGPFAKRFGSHSPTPPV; this comes from the coding sequence ATGTATCCCAAACGCAGTCGGGCCGCCACGATCGCACGCGACACGCTCGACATCGTCGCCGCGGGGCGGTACCAGAACCGACGCGGCGAGACGGTTCCCATCGCCCACCTTGTTGAGGCCGCACGCGACGGCACGCGCACCTACTCGCCCGACGAACCGCTCCCGCGGTTCGATCCTTCGGGCGCGGCCGGCGTCTTCGAGACGGTCAACGACACCACGCTCGCGGCCTCGCACCAACTCGTCAGAGAGGGCTTCCGGCCGGTCGCGCTCAACTTCGCGAGTGCCCGTCACCCCGGCGGCGGCTTCCTTGGCGGCGCCCGCGCGCAAGAGGAATCGTTGTGCCGTGCGTCGGCGCTGTACGCGTGCATCAACGGCAACCCGATGTACCGCGACCACGCCCACACCGGGGGCGGGTTCTACACGAACTACGCCATCTACTCGCCCGCCGTGCCGGTGTTCAAAGACGACGAGGGCGAACTCCTCGACGCCCCCTACTTGTGCGCGTTCGTAACGAGTCCGGCGGTCAACGTCGGCGCGATCCGCGATTCCGAGCGGCGCCTGGTGCGGGACGAGATGCGTGAGCGGATCGATAAAGTGCTGACACTGATGGCGGGGCACGGGCACGATGCGATTGTGCTCGGCGCGTGGGGCTGCGGGGTGTTCAAGAACGAGCCCGATGCCATTGCCGAGCTGTTCGCGAAGGCGCTGCGGGGGCGGTTCGCGGGCTGCTTCGCGAAGGTCGTTTTCGCGGTGCTCGACTCGTCGGCCGAGGAGCGGTTCATCGGCCCGTTTGCGAAGCGGTTCGGGTCGCACTCGCCGACGCCGCCGGTGTAA